From Anaerohalosphaera lusitana, one genomic window encodes:
- the flgN gene encoding flagellar export chaperone FlgN: MNANGNLYQLADELIEVLDEDIRHLEGSLERLDTLRAMTITRDETGLNELLETIRIQANRYSAVEQKRQQLRTQIAALLGSSFDDTDLSLIAKALAGEKSQAVKTRQDRLAELVGKMNVEHAATAMLLAECSRFNQQILNSILCTKSSEGTTYSRQGAKNENRTSGMMNMRL; the protein is encoded by the coding sequence TATACCAATTGGCGGATGAGCTGATCGAAGTGCTCGACGAGGATATACGTCACCTCGAAGGCTCACTCGAGCGTCTTGACACCCTGCGCGCAATGACCATAACACGCGACGAAACAGGCCTGAACGAACTGCTCGAAACGATCCGCATACAGGCAAACCGATACTCCGCGGTCGAGCAGAAACGTCAGCAGCTTCGTACACAGATCGCCGCACTGCTCGGCAGCAGCTTCGACGATACCGACCTGTCCCTCATCGCCAAGGCTCTGGCAGGCGAAAAATCCCAGGCAGTCAAAACCCGCCAGGACCGCCTTGCCGAACTTGTAGGCAAAATGAACGTCGAACACGCCGCCACCGCTATGCTGCTTGCCGAGTGTTCGCGTTTTAACCAGCAGATACTCAACAGCATACTCTGCACCAAAAGCAGCGAAGGTACGACTTACTCAAGGCAGGGCGCCAAAAACGAAAATCGTACCTCGGGCATGATGAACATGCGACTATAG